A single region of the Elizabethkingia sp. JS20170427COW genome encodes:
- a CDS encoding hemolysin family protein: protein MDPDSFVKLLIAILLVLLNGFFVAAEFSIVKVRYSQIQLKAAEGNALAKKAETIIRHLDAYLSATQLGITLASLALGWVGESALHHIFEGLFHSLNIAVADTTITTFSVVGSFLIITMMHIVFGELVPKSIAIRKSESTTFFIAYPLILFYNIFRPFIWLMNSISNSFLRMINIHPAGESEIHSTEELQLLVKQSADGGEIEEENYEIIKNAFDFTDHSAKQIMVPRQNIFSININDEKQDIVEKVLDSGYSRIPVYDGSIDNIIGIFYTKEFIREYVKNLDEWDTFDITTLLHEPTFVVGSKKISDLMKVFQTKKQHLAIVIDEFGGTEGIISLEDILEELVGEIQDEEDEEDKIVEKVGENTYWVQASQPLEEINECIPEQLPENPEQYNTLAGLIMTELNDIPEENQEFDINGYHFKILKMQNRGVELVEIVYTGKLDSEVENQEAHEH from the coding sequence ATGGACCCCGATAGTTTTGTCAAACTTCTTATTGCAATACTCTTAGTTTTATTAAATGGCTTTTTCGTAGCCGCAGAATTCTCTATCGTTAAAGTACGTTATTCCCAAATTCAATTAAAAGCTGCTGAAGGAAATGCTTTAGCAAAAAAAGCAGAAACCATTATCCGCCATTTGGATGCATATCTTTCTGCAACACAATTAGGGATAACCCTTGCCAGTCTAGCACTCGGTTGGGTAGGAGAAAGTGCTTTACACCATATTTTTGAAGGATTGTTCCATTCCCTTAATATTGCTGTAGCAGATACTACCATTACTACTTTTTCGGTAGTAGGAAGTTTCCTTATCATTACGATGATGCATATCGTATTCGGAGAGCTGGTTCCTAAATCAATAGCCATCCGAAAATCAGAATCTACAACCTTCTTTATAGCCTATCCATTAATATTATTCTATAATATTTTTAGACCATTTATTTGGTTGATGAACTCTATTTCCAATAGCTTTTTAAGGATGATTAATATCCACCCTGCGGGGGAGAGTGAAATACATTCCACAGAAGAGTTACAGCTATTGGTAAAACAAAGTGCTGATGGTGGAGAAATTGAAGAAGAAAATTACGAAATCATCAAAAATGCTTTCGACTTTACGGACCATAGTGCAAAACAAATTATGGTACCTAGACAGAATATATTCTCCATTAATATTAATGATGAGAAACAAGATATTGTAGAAAAAGTATTGGACAGTGGTTACTCTCGTATTCCTGTTTATGACGGCTCTATAGATAACATTATTGGGATTTTTTATACCAAAGAGTTTATCAGAGAATATGTGAAAAATCTGGATGAATGGGATACTTTTGATATTACCACCCTTCTTCATGAACCTACTTTTGTGGTAGGAAGTAAAAAGATTTCAGATTTGATGAAGGTTTTCCAAACCAAAAAACAACACTTAGCAATTGTTATTGATGAGTTTGGAGGGACCGAAGGGATTATTTCCCTAGAAGATATCTTGGAAGAATTGGTAGGAGAAATTCAGGATGAAGAGGATGAAGAAGATAAAATAGTGGAAAAAGTAGGAGAAAATACTTACTGGGTTCAAGCTTCTCAGCCTTTGGAAGAAATTAATGAATGTATTCCAGAACAGTTGCCTGAAAATCCTGAGCAATATAATACATTAGCAGGTTTAATCATGACAGAGTTAAATGATATTCCTGAAGAGAATCAAGAATTTGACATCAACGGTTATCATTTTAAAATTCTGAAAATGCAAAATCGTGGCGTAGAACTTGTAGAGATTGTTTATACTGGAAAATTAGATTCGGAAGTTGAAAACCAAGAAGCCCATGAACATTAA